From one Chryseobacterium sp. 3008163 genomic stretch:
- a CDS encoding DUF4256 domain-containing protein → MASKKQLSERETIELLDILQQRFEKNTNRHPKMDWSKIETKLKANPQKIWSLNEMEISGGEPDVVNYDKKSDEYTFFDCSPESPKNRRSFCYDREALDSRKENKPQNDALTVASEMGVEILDETQYRFLQTLGEFDLKTSSWIKTPKDIRALGGALFCDRRYNTVFLYHNGANSYYAARAFRGFLKV, encoded by the coding sequence ATGGCATCAAAAAAGCAATTATCAGAAAGAGAAACCATTGAACTACTGGATATTCTGCAACAGCGTTTTGAGAAAAATACCAACCGTCATCCAAAAATGGATTGGTCAAAAATTGAAACAAAACTTAAAGCAAATCCGCAAAAAATTTGGTCGCTCAACGAAATGGAAATTTCCGGCGGCGAACCTGATGTGGTAAATTATGATAAAAAATCTGATGAATACACATTTTTTGATTGTTCACCAGAAAGCCCGAAAAACAGAAGAAGTTTTTGCTACGACCGTGAAGCATTAGATTCGAGAAAAGAAAACAAACCACAAAATGATGCATTGACTGTCGCTTCGGAAATGGGTGTAGAAATTTTGGATGAAACCCAATATCGATTTTTACAAACCTTAGGAGAATTTGACTTGAAAACTTCAAGTTGGATTAAAACCCCAAAAGATATCCGAGCTTTGGGCGGCGCATTATTTTGTGACCGACGCTACAACACTGTTTTTCTGTATCACAATGGCGCAAATTCTTATTATGCTGCAAGAGCTTTTCGTGGATTTTTGAAGGTTTAA
- the polA gene encoding DNA polymerase I, whose amino-acid sequence MDATQDKRLFLIDAYAMIFRGYYALIRSPRITSGGVDTSAIFGFTNSLIELIRRERPTHLAVVFDVGQASIRTNDFAEYKANRSETPEAIRIAIPYLHRILDAMHIPHLGVEGYEADDLIGTLACKAEKEGYTTFMVTPDKDFAQLVTDKIKMYKPGLKGGEIEILGVEEVKAKYGIEDPKQVIDFLAMMGDAVDNIPGLDGVGEKTAMKYLQEFGTIENLLANTHTLKGKLKEKIEASAERGILSKKLATIICDAPVEFHQEQYDLETPDFIKVKEIFDEIEFTRLYENLYRAFAPAQTGLVTSDVEGKNSGIEAKETPQQKVAKNVGQLDLFANFEELDQATSTKETITENDHLYQFVDNPKAQKILVQNLLKQKAVCFDTETTSLNELEAELVGMSFSYKKGLAYYIPLSEDQGEVLQTLEIFRPFFEKEDLLKIAHNLKYDYKVLKQYNMTVKGAMFDTMIAHYLLNPDGRHGMDYLSEVYLNYKPVSIETLIGKKGKNQGSFRDVDLRTQTDYAAEDADVTFQLYELFAPQLKKENLEDLFYNIEMPLMEVLAKMELEGISLDKKWLAQESIDLENDLRQLESKIFEISGEEFNMNSPRQLGDVLFDKMQLDPKAKKTKTGQYATSEDVLQKLASKHEIIQHILEYRTYQKLKSTYVDALPSQIDKDDNRVHTNFSQTTAATGRLASVNPNLQNIPIRTLRGQQIRGAFVSAEGKKIISADYSQIELRLIAEISGEDNMIKAFQDGEDIHASTAAKLFNIPLEEVSKTQRGQAKTVNFGILYGQGAFALAEQTGLSRSEAKQMIEAYYETYPKLKEYMAEQVKRARDIGYVETILGRKRHLKDINSGNFVVRAHAERNAVNAPIQGSAADVVKMAMIKIQKELEKEKLQTKMLLQVHDELVFESPIDEVEVATNIIKTEMENAIETQVPLLVEVGVGKNWLEAH is encoded by the coding sequence ATGGACGCAACACAGGACAAAAGGCTTTTTCTTATCGATGCTTATGCAATGATTTTCAGAGGATATTATGCATTGATCAGAAGCCCTAGGATTACGAGTGGGGGAGTTGATACCTCTGCAATTTTCGGTTTTACAAACTCTTTGATCGAATTAATCAGACGTGAAAGACCTACTCATTTGGCAGTGGTTTTTGATGTTGGGCAAGCAAGTATCAGAACCAATGATTTTGCAGAATACAAAGCCAACCGTAGCGAAACTCCTGAAGCCATCAGAATTGCGATTCCTTATTTACACAGGATTTTAGATGCCATGCATATTCCGCATTTGGGTGTGGAAGGGTATGAAGCAGATGATTTGATAGGAACACTTGCATGCAAGGCTGAAAAAGAGGGCTATACCACGTTTATGGTAACTCCCGATAAAGATTTTGCGCAATTAGTAACCGATAAAATTAAAATGTACAAGCCTGGATTAAAAGGTGGTGAAATCGAAATTCTGGGTGTTGAAGAAGTAAAAGCAAAATACGGAATCGAAGATCCAAAACAGGTCATTGATTTTCTTGCGATGATGGGTGATGCCGTTGATAATATTCCGGGCTTAGATGGCGTCGGCGAAAAAACGGCAATGAAATACTTACAGGAATTTGGCACTATCGAAAATCTTTTAGCCAATACCCATACATTAAAAGGAAAATTAAAAGAAAAAATAGAAGCCTCAGCCGAGCGTGGAATTTTATCTAAAAAATTAGCGACGATTATTTGTGATGCGCCCGTAGAATTCCATCAGGAGCAATATGATCTTGAAACTCCGGATTTTATAAAAGTAAAGGAGATTTTTGACGAAATTGAGTTCACAAGACTGTATGAAAATCTTTACCGTGCATTTGCGCCTGCTCAAACAGGTTTGGTAACAAGCGATGTTGAGGGGAAAAATAGTGGAATTGAAGCAAAAGAAACTCCACAGCAAAAAGTTGCGAAAAATGTAGGTCAACTCGATCTTTTTGCCAATTTTGAAGAACTCGATCAGGCAACTTCTACCAAAGAAACGATAACTGAAAATGATCACTTGTATCAATTTGTAGATAATCCTAAAGCTCAGAAAATATTAGTTCAAAATCTATTAAAACAAAAAGCTGTTTGTTTTGATACCGAAACCACTTCTTTGAATGAACTGGAAGCCGAATTGGTCGGGATGAGCTTTTCATATAAAAAAGGTTTGGCATATTATATTCCGCTTTCGGAAGATCAGGGTGAAGTTTTACAGACTTTGGAAATTTTCAGACCGTTTTTTGAAAAAGAAGATTTACTGAAAATTGCTCATAACTTAAAGTACGATTACAAAGTTCTGAAGCAATACAATATGACCGTGAAAGGTGCAATGTTCGATACCATGATTGCCCATTACCTTTTAAATCCGGACGGACGACACGGAATGGATTATCTTTCAGAAGTTTATCTAAATTATAAACCTGTTTCCATCGAAACCCTTATCGGTAAAAAAGGAAAAAATCAGGGAAGTTTTAGAGATGTAGACTTAAGAACGCAGACTGATTATGCAGCTGAAGATGCTGACGTAACTTTCCAGTTATATGAATTGTTTGCGCCTCAATTGAAAAAAGAAAATCTTGAAGATCTTTTCTACAACATAGAAATGCCATTGATGGAAGTTTTGGCTAAAATGGAATTGGAGGGAATTTCTTTGGACAAAAAATGGCTCGCTCAGGAAAGCATCGACCTTGAAAATGATTTAAGACAATTAGAATCCAAAATATTTGAAATTTCCGGTGAAGAATTTAATATGAATTCGCCACGGCAGTTGGGTGATGTCTTGTTTGATAAAATGCAGCTTGATCCGAAAGCCAAAAAAACAAAAACCGGACAGTACGCAACTTCCGAAGATGTGCTTCAAAAATTAGCTTCAAAACACGAGATTATTCAGCATATTTTAGAGTATAGAACGTATCAGAAGCTCAAATCAACTTATGTTGATGCTTTGCCGTCACAGATTGATAAAGATGATAATCGTGTTCATACCAATTTCTCGCAAACGACGGCTGCAACAGGTCGTTTGGCAAGTGTAAATCCAAATTTACAGAATATTCCGATTCGTACTTTGAGAGGTCAGCAAATCCGTGGAGCGTTTGTTTCCGCCGAAGGAAAGAAAATTATTTCTGCCGATTATTCTCAGATCGAATTGCGTCTGATTGCCGAAATCTCTGGTGAAGATAATATGATTAAAGCCTTTCAGGATGGTGAAGATATTCACGCTTCTACGGCTGCAAAATTATTTAATATTCCTTTGGAAGAAGTTTCAAAAACGCAACGTGGACAGGCAAAAACCGTCAATTTTGGAATTTTATACGGTCAGGGAGCTTTTGCTTTGGCAGAACAAACCGGATTATCGAGATCAGAAGCCAAGCAGATGATAGAGGCGTATTACGAAACTTACCCGAAATTGAAAGAATACATGGCGGAGCAAGTGAAAAGAGCTCGTGATATCGGTTATGTAGAAACGATTTTAGGAAGAAAACGTCACTTGAAAGACATCAACTCCGGAAATTTTGTGGTGCGAGCTCATGCCGAAAGAAATGCCGTAAATGCTCCCATTCAGGGAAGTGCGGCTGATGTTGTAAAAATGGCGATGATTAAAATTCAAAAAGAACTAGAGAAAGAAAAATTGCAGACAAAAATGCTTCTTCAGGTACATGACGAATTGGTTTTCGAATCTCCGATTGATGAAGTAGAAGTAGCTACAAATATCATTAAAACAGAAATGGAAAATGCCATTGAAACGCAGGTTCCGTTGTTGGTTGAGGTTGGAGTAGGGAAGAATTGGCTGGAAGCGCATTAA
- a CDS encoding immunity 22 family protein produces the protein MNTQTLDFWVGNFNSEEDFLQFVEEDDNYYLNEEDDDNYISKFSESQDTIWFDGDLAEYGFENLSKNIYENFSDYSFAEQWLPELVHKINLSELKFDINSLIFVSQGQIPKPVSVENDEFSLVYMGGIEFEY, from the coding sequence ATGAATACACAGACTTTAGATTTTTGGGTAGGGAATTTTAACTCAGAAGAAGATTTTCTGCAGTTTGTAGAAGAAGATGATAACTACTATCTGAATGAAGAAGATGACGACAATTACATCTCAAAATTTTCTGAATCTCAAGATACAATTTGGTTTGATGGTGATTTGGCAGAATATGGTTTCGAAAATTTAAGCAAAAATATTTATGAAAACTTTTCAGATTACTCATTTGCCGAGCAATGGCTTCCTGAATTGGTTCACAAAATCAACCTTTCAGAATTGAAATTTGACATCAACTCTTTAATATTTGTAAGCCAAGGACAAATTCCAAAGCCTGTTTCTGTTGAAAATGATGAATTTTCTTTGGTATATATGGGTGGGATTGAGTTTGAATATTAG
- a CDS encoding AbiH family protein, giving the protein MEEKIVILGNGFDLRHFLPTSYNHLISILCEIEKLPEAKKSISFSDLFDGVFKEKNEWFYNQINEYYQTENFIFDLEEIKSIQNRLGENSWFQYFKSVDENKIETWIDFETEIERILLSVLEYFESFNKSEFKKPRYAGLNGNPVFFVPIALEKEFFKNKLQISLLKFFGLFHEDGHNLNVFEKFILNIGNEIQYYKERDFLNFIYISLENFVGIFNDYIISVINVFYKNLRREKMENFTVKDDHFIFEKTNQVFSFNYTSTLVNFYSSKVKARQLEGIIGSQYQPIHGLAKNDWGSNLENLTIVLGVDDINNSLKKHKLFQFTKYFQKLHKRTDYLFLDSYKEKIRKYDGRRITFYFWGHSLDYSDRQYIKEIFDLVSTINGCKIKIFYHSISAKGDQLKNLLGIIEKEKIEKFMKDKTIEFIESTSENLFKEL; this is encoded by the coding sequence ATGGAAGAAAAGATAGTTATTCTCGGAAATGGTTTTGATTTAAGACATTTTCTACCAACTTCATATAATCATTTGATTTCAATTTTATGCGAGATTGAAAAGTTGCCTGAAGCCAAAAAATCTATTTCGTTCTCAGATTTATTCGATGGTGTTTTTAAAGAAAAGAATGAATGGTTTTATAATCAAATAAATGAATACTATCAAACTGAAAATTTCATTTTCGATCTTGAAGAAATTAAATCAATTCAAAATAGATTAGGTGAGAATTCGTGGTTTCAATATTTTAAATCTGTTGATGAAAATAAGATTGAAACTTGGATTGATTTTGAAACTGAAATAGAGAGGATATTACTTTCAGTTTTAGAATATTTTGAAAGTTTTAATAAAAGTGAATTTAAAAAACCAAGGTATGCTGGGCTAAATGGAAATCCTGTTTTTTTTGTACCCATAGCATTGGAAAAAGAATTTTTTAAAAATAAGTTACAAATATCTTTGCTGAAATTTTTTGGTTTGTTTCATGAAGATGGTCATAATTTAAATGTATTTGAAAAGTTTATTTTAAATATTGGAAATGAAATTCAATATTATAAAGAAAGAGATTTTCTTAATTTTATTTATATATCCTTAGAAAATTTTGTAGGAATATTTAATGATTATATAATCAGTGTCATAAATGTGTTTTACAAAAATCTAAGAAGAGAAAAAATGGAAAATTTTACAGTGAAAGATGACCATTTTATTTTTGAAAAAACAAATCAAGTTTTTAGTTTTAATTACACTTCAACTTTAGTTAATTTTTACAGTTCAAAGGTAAAAGCAAGACAATTGGAAGGAATAATTGGAAGTCAGTATCAACCTATACATGGTTTAGCAAAAAATGATTGGGGGAGTAACTTAGAAAATTTGACAATTGTTTTGGGTGTTGATGATATTAATAATTCTTTGAAGAAACATAAGCTTTTCCAATTTACAAAATACTTTCAAAAATTACATAAGCGTACTGATTATCTTTTCTTAGACAGTTATAAAGAAAAAATTCGAAAATATGATGGAAGAAGAATAACTTTCTACTTTTGGGGACATTCTTTAGATTATTCAGATCGTCAATACATTAAAGAGATATTTGATTTAGTGAGTACAATAAATGGATGTAAAATCAAAATTTTTTATCATTCTATTTCAGCAAAAGGTGATCAACTAAAGAATCTTTTAGGAATTATTGAGAAAGAAAAGATTGAGAAATTTATGAAAGATAAAACTATAGAATTTATAGAATCTACATCAGAAAATTTATTCAAAGAATTATAA
- a CDS encoding polymorphic toxin-type HINT domain-containing protein, producing the protein MADEQYLTEKHYVVCDKGMAPKKMKVTSQDFVTFSGDKAATELDTLKGNNFICLGKTAFIAGAVAGIAVGICAMIPGPGWLVAAIIAAAILAAVAIGALKCKAAAPSRKWENTAEKFEIEGNNALTLSSVMICVSEGGTITPKETAWEAWGSAALTNLGHVANFAFGFLAGRGAVGMVGGAAGATTAAGVTGARQTAVTFGREFGRQFANTARKELIEQFTFKGFKNASLFCKTMRGLGIGGAYYEQYNIWSSDKSAIEKLQESGVSLILGIFAAKGATLVCFPAGTKVHIQNGLANIEDLYEGDFVLTFNEETKQQEYKPILTKHERFTQQMLSLELPTGEFIRVTPEHRFFCNDEWIEAENLKAGDLLHLKGGDYTTVISIETLPHYEKVYNFDIEGNENYYVTEDGILVHNGYQRGRLPKTNGEWVEGTPGNGLWKSDKPEVNAITNNEPIPFTNGRPDFSKWKVGDDLKVDGMTGADSDFPKIYEKMKQEYGFKTQKEAKEWLSQQGLTPHHLDDKTVQLIPTDLHGNVPHKGSASDMRELNGI; encoded by the coding sequence ATGGCAGACGAACAATATCTTACCGAAAAACACTACGTTGTTTGTGATAAAGGGATGGCGCCTAAAAAGATGAAAGTTACAAGCCAGGATTTTGTAACCTTCAGCGGAGATAAAGCTGCCACTGAGCTTGATACTTTAAAAGGCAATAACTTTATCTGTCTTGGCAAAACCGCATTCATCGCAGGAGCCGTTGCCGGAATTGCTGTGGGAATTTGCGCAATGATTCCCGGACCGGGATGGCTTGTAGCAGCAATTATTGCAGCAGCTATTTTAGCCGCAGTTGCAATTGGAGCACTAAAATGTAAAGCGGCAGCACCAAGTAGAAAATGGGAAAATACAGCAGAAAAATTTGAGATAGAAGGCAATAATGCACTCACATTATCTTCTGTGATGATTTGTGTATCAGAAGGCGGAACAATTACTCCGAAAGAAACAGCTTGGGAAGCGTGGGGTAGTGCGGCACTTACAAATCTTGGTCACGTTGCCAATTTTGCTTTCGGGTTTCTTGCCGGTCGCGGTGCGGTAGGAATGGTAGGAGGTGCAGCAGGAGCAACCACAGCTGCGGGAGTTACTGGAGCACGTCAGACTGCAGTTACATTTGGGCGTGAATTTGGACGACAATTTGCCAATACTGCAAGAAAAGAATTAATCGAACAGTTTACTTTTAAAGGCTTTAAAAATGCATCCTTATTTTGTAAAACCATGCGTGGACTGGGAATTGGCGGAGCTTATTATGAACAGTACAATATTTGGAGCAGTGATAAAAGTGCTATTGAAAAATTACAGGAAAGCGGCGTAAGTCTTATATTAGGAATTTTTGCAGCTAAAGGGGCTACATTAGTATGTTTTCCTGCAGGAACAAAAGTACATATTCAAAATGGATTGGCTAATATTGAAGATTTGTATGAAGGAGATTTCGTACTCACCTTTAATGAAGAAACTAAACAGCAGGAATACAAACCTATTCTTACAAAACACGAAAGGTTTACTCAGCAAATGCTCTCTTTGGAGTTGCCAACAGGAGAATTTATTCGTGTCACTCCTGAGCACAGATTTTTTTGCAATGATGAATGGATAGAAGCAGAAAACCTTAAAGCCGGAGATCTTTTACATTTAAAAGGCGGAGATTATACTACCGTTATCAGCATAGAAACCTTGCCTCATTACGAAAAAGTTTATAATTTTGATATTGAAGGCAATGAGAATTATTATGTGACCGAAGACGGGATCTTGGTGCATAATGGATATCAAAGAGGAAGATTACCGAAAACTAATGGAGAATGGGTTGAGGGAACTCCAGGCAATGGACTGTGGAAATCTGACAAACCAGAGGTAAATGCAATAACTAATAACGAACCTATTCCATTTACAAATGGAAGACCGGATTTTAGCAAATGGAAAGTTGGAGATGATTTAAAAGTTGACGGAATGACAGGTGCTGATAGTGATTTCCCTAAAATATATGAAAAAATGAAACAAGAATATGGATTTAAAACGCAGAAAGAGGCAAAAGAATGGTTAAGCCAGCAAGGTCTTACTCCTCACCATTTAGATGACAAAACTGTACAGTTAATCCCTACAGATTTACATGGGAATGTTCCTCATAAAGGAAGTGCATCTGATATGAGAGAATTAAACGGAATTTAA
- a CDS encoding SMI1/KNR4 family protein has protein sequence MSNIFNKIEDLGGVKYLKDQNSESLQDEGLSFVKKTMGNIPDSEIAEFISKFGNSRFTKDVFAKNSNKSEFLQSGEIEIGTIFGWGQSSKSIESIIDQYYSTDQINLKFFPLFEGYPGDIIYYSLEENSFGKIYYWHHESDIDEGNIFIADTLQDFIDTFLLNMKMMLLKNLFRMMNLSKLI, from the coding sequence ATGAGTAATATATTTAATAAGATTGAAGATTTAGGAGGTGTTAAATATTTAAAAGATCAAAATTCAGAATCATTGCAAGATGAAGGTTTGTCTTTTGTGAAAAAAACTATGGGAAATATCCCTGATAGTGAAATTGCTGAATTTATCTCCAAATTTGGTAACAGCAGGTTTACTAAAGATGTTTTTGCGAAAAATAGTAATAAATCAGAATTTTTACAATCAGGAGAAATAGAAATTGGAACGATATTCGGATGGGGGCAATCAAGTAAAAGTATAGAGTCGATAATAGATCAATATTATTCGACAGATCAAATAAATTTAAAATTTTTTCCTTTATTTGAAGGTTATCCGGGTGATATTATTTATTATTCTTTAGAAGAAAATTCTTTTGGCAAAATCTATTATTGGCATCACGAGAGCGATATTGATGAGGGAAATATATTTATTGCTGACACATTACAGGATTTTATTGATACTTTTTTATTAAATATGAAAATGATGTTGTTGAAAAACCTCTTTCGGATGATGAACTTGAGCAAATTAATATAA